Proteins encoded by one window of Candidatus Eisenbacteria bacterium:
- a CDS encoding adenylosuccinate synthase, producing the protein MGATAVIGTQWGDEGKGKIVDLLAADADMIVRYHGGNNAGHTLVVAGEKTILNLVPAGVLHPGKVCVMGPGMVVDPEVLIREIGALKARGYLSDDRWLRVSEQAHVIMPYHRAIDRARERLREAGAIGTTGRGIGPAYEDKMARTGIRLGDLFDDEGFRDALGRALREKNEYLQALLGEQPHSASEIEALVRQWRVALAPFVADAGADVRAAIAAGKRVLLEGAQGMLLDVDHGTYPYVTSSNCVVGSASSGAGIPPRAIGRVIGIAKTYTTRVGGGPFPTELTDALGDRLRADGDEYGATTGRPRRCGWFDAVVVRYAIALSGVDGIAFTKLDVLTGMDPIRVCVAYEVDGRRLELPPATQRGWARAKPIYAELPGWKEPLGAARSLADLPANARRYLDFLVKTVGAPMVILSIGAGREQTIRLGDVF; encoded by the coding sequence ATGGGCGCAACCGCCGTCATCGGGACCCAGTGGGGCGACGAGGGCAAGGGGAAGATCGTCGATCTCCTCGCCGCCGACGCCGACATGATCGTGCGCTACCACGGCGGCAACAACGCCGGGCACACGCTCGTCGTCGCCGGCGAGAAGACGATCCTCAACCTCGTGCCGGCGGGCGTCCTGCATCCCGGCAAGGTCTGCGTGATGGGGCCGGGCATGGTGGTCGATCCCGAGGTGCTGATCCGCGAGATCGGCGCCCTGAAGGCGCGCGGCTACCTCTCCGACGACCGCTGGCTCCGCGTCTCGGAGCAGGCGCACGTCATCATGCCCTACCACCGCGCCATCGACCGCGCGCGCGAGCGGCTGCGAGAAGCGGGCGCAATCGGGACGACCGGCCGCGGCATCGGGCCGGCGTACGAGGACAAGATGGCCCGCACGGGCATCCGCCTCGGCGACCTCTTCGACGACGAGGGGTTCCGCGACGCGCTCGGACGTGCCCTGCGCGAGAAGAACGAGTACCTGCAGGCGCTCCTGGGCGAGCAGCCGCACTCGGCGAGCGAGATCGAGGCGCTCGTGCGGCAGTGGCGAGTCGCGCTCGCGCCGTTCGTCGCCGACGCCGGCGCCGACGTGCGCGCCGCGATCGCCGCCGGCAAGCGCGTCCTGCTCGAGGGCGCCCAGGGCATGCTCCTCGACGTCGACCACGGCACGTACCCGTACGTCACGTCGTCGAACTGCGTGGTCGGGTCGGCCTCGTCGGGCGCCGGCATCCCGCCCCGCGCCATCGGGCGCGTGATCGGGATCGCCAAGACCTACACGACGCGCGTCGGCGGCGGGCCGTTCCCGACCGAGCTGACGGACGCGCTCGGCGATCGCCTGCGGGCCGACGGCGACGAGTACGGCGCCACCACCGGCCGGCCTCGGCGCTGCGGCTGGTTCGACGCCGTCGTCGTGCGCTATGCGATCGCGCTCTCGGGCGTCGACGGCATCGCGTTCACGAAGCTCGACGTCCTGACCGGCATGGACCCGATCCGCGTCTGCGTCGCCTACGAGGTGGACGGCAGGCGGCTCGAGCTGCCGCCCGCCACGCAGCGCGGCTGGGCGCGCGCCAAGCCGATCTACGCGGAGCTGCCGGGCTGGAAGGAGCCGCTGGGCGCCGCGCGATCGCTCGCCGACCTGCCGGCCAACGCGCGCCGCTACCTCGACTTCCTCGTGAAGACGGTCGGTGCGCCGATGGTGATCCTGTCGATCGGCGCCGGGCGAGAGCAGACGATCCGGCTGGGCGACGTGTTCTGA
- the folE gene encoding GTP cyclohydrolase I FolE — protein MPALDLEAHVASLLQALDPEPRREGLVRTPERVARALRFLTRGYEQDPETVINGALFTEDYSEMILVKDIDFYSLCEHHILPFFGRAHVAYIPRGKIVGLSKIARLVEVFARRLQVQERLTTQVADTIERHLQPLGVAVVTEAEHLCMRMRGIEKQNSTVVTSAMRGAFQTNSKTREEFMTLLRPR, from the coding sequence ATGCCGGCACTGGACCTCGAAGCGCACGTGGCGAGCCTGCTGCAGGCGCTCGACCCGGAACCGCGGCGCGAGGGCCTCGTGCGCACGCCCGAGCGGGTGGCGCGCGCGCTGCGCTTCCTCACCCGCGGCTACGAGCAGGACCCGGAGACCGTCATCAACGGCGCCCTCTTCACCGAGGACTACTCGGAGATGATCCTCGTCAAGGACATCGACTTCTACTCGTTGTGCGAGCACCACATCCTGCCGTTCTTCGGGCGCGCCCACGTGGCCTACATCCCGCGCGGCAAGATCGTCGGGCTCTCGAAGATCGCCCGCCTGGTCGAGGTGTTCGCGCGACGACTGCAGGTGCAGGAACGGCTCACGACCCAGGTCGCCGACACGATCGAGCGGCATCTCCAGCCCCTCGGCGTCGCGGTGGTCACGGAAGCCGAGCACTTGTGCATGCGAATGCGCGGCATCGAGAAGCAGAACTCGACGGTCGTCACGAGCGCCATGCGCGGGGCCTTCCAGACGAACTCCAAGACGCGCGAGGAGTTCATGACGCTGTTGCGCCCGCGGTGA
- the serA gene encoding phosphoglycerate dehydrogenase — translation MRYRVLLSDALGPEGLARLREQPDLDIEAKPGLSPQELCSLIGEFHALIVRSGTKVTAEVLGHATNLRVIGRAGIGVDNVDVDAATKRGIVVMNTPGGSNVTTAEHAIAMLMALTRNIPQAVAAVRAGKWPRNLLGAEVCNKTLGIVGLGNIGTIVAERALGLRMKVIAYDPFVTAETAARIGVELVTLDQMYPRADFITIHTPLTAETRGLIGREALAKMKRGVRIVNCARGGIVDETALAEAIASGQVAGAALDVLDKEPPPPDHPLLKMEQVICTPHLGAQTGEAQVNVAIAIAQQVAEFLTKGTIQNAVNAPSLSPEVLQVLRPYLRLAEKLGGLAAQLSRETPTEVTVYPSGDTAEREVKPLTTAVLRGLFDRLLDEDEDYSVNYVNAPAIARDRGVRVIQSKTPHAGAYRNAIGVKVVTASGTTRVAGAVFDADTIRVTQIDDFKLEAVPEGYILMLQNQDVPGVVGRVGTLLGENRINIAGLELGRQQVGGMAVSLFHVDEPVPDAVLAALRTHPHVVAATLLRL, via the coding sequence ATGCGCTATCGCGTGCTCCTCTCCGACGCGCTCGGACCCGAAGGGCTCGCGCGCCTGCGCGAGCAGCCGGACCTCGACATCGAGGCGAAGCCCGGGCTCTCGCCGCAGGAGCTGTGCAGCCTCATCGGCGAGTTCCACGCGCTCATCGTGCGCAGCGGCACGAAGGTGACGGCCGAGGTGCTCGGCCACGCGACGAACCTGCGCGTGATCGGTCGCGCCGGCATCGGCGTCGACAACGTCGACGTCGACGCGGCGACCAAGCGCGGCATCGTCGTCATGAACACGCCCGGCGGATCGAACGTGACCACCGCCGAGCACGCCATCGCCATGCTGATGGCGCTCACACGGAACATCCCGCAGGCGGTGGCGGCCGTGCGGGCCGGCAAGTGGCCGCGGAACCTCCTCGGTGCCGAGGTCTGCAACAAGACCCTCGGCATCGTCGGCCTCGGCAACATCGGCACGATCGTCGCCGAGCGGGCGCTCGGGCTCCGCATGAAGGTGATCGCGTACGACCCGTTCGTCACCGCCGAGACGGCGGCGCGCATCGGCGTCGAGCTGGTGACGCTCGACCAGATGTATCCACGCGCCGACTTCATCACGATCCACACGCCGCTCACCGCGGAGACGCGCGGGCTCATCGGTCGCGAGGCGCTGGCGAAGATGAAGCGCGGCGTGCGCATCGTGAACTGCGCGCGCGGCGGCATCGTCGACGAGACGGCCCTCGCCGAGGCGATCGCCTCGGGGCAGGTCGCGGGCGCGGCGCTCGACGTGCTCGACAAGGAGCCGCCGCCGCCGGATCACCCGCTCTTGAAGATGGAGCAGGTGATCTGCACGCCGCATCTCGGCGCGCAGACGGGCGAGGCGCAGGTGAACGTCGCGATCGCGATCGCGCAGCAAGTGGCCGAGTTCCTCACCAAGGGGACGATCCAGAACGCGGTCAACGCGCCGTCGCTCTCGCCCGAGGTCCTGCAGGTGCTCCGCCCATACCTCCGGCTGGCCGAGAAGCTGGGCGGTCTCGCCGCGCAGCTCTCGCGCGAGACCCCGACCGAGGTGACGGTGTATCCGAGCGGCGACACGGCCGAGCGCGAGGTGAAGCCGCTGACGACCGCCGTCCTGCGCGGCCTGTTCGACAGGCTCCTCGACGAGGACGAGGACTACAGCGTCAACTACGTGAACGCCCCCGCGATCGCGCGCGATCGCGGCGTGCGCGTGATCCAATCGAAGACCCCGCACGCGGGCGCGTACCGCAACGCCATCGGCGTCAAGGTCGTGACGGCATCGGGGACGACGCGTGTCGCGGGGGCGGTCTTCGACGCCGACACCATCCGCGTGACCCAGATCGACGACTTCAAGCTCGAGGCCGTCCCCGAGGGATACATCCTGATGCTCCAGAACCAGGACGTGCCGGGCGTGGTCGGCCGGGTGGGAACGCTGCTCGGCGAGAACCGGATCAACATCGCCGGCCTCGAGCTCGGGCGCCAGCAGGTCGGCGGCATGGCGGTCTCGCTCTTCCACGTCGACGAGCCGGTGCCGGACGCGGTGCTGGCCGCGCTCCGCACGCACCCGCACGTCGTCGCGGCGACCCTGCTGCGGCTGTGA
- a CDS encoding alanine--glyoxylate aminotransferase family protein: protein MIKSYLLAPGPTPVPPEVLAAMAQPIIHHRTPQFAALLAEVQQSLRALFGTSQDVLVLAASGTGAMEGSVTNLCSPGDEVIVVNGGKFGERWTKICQTYGVAVREVRVEWGRAVVPQMVESALDAYPKARAVYMQASETSTCVLHPVPQIAALTRKRETLLVVDGITAVGVLPLPMDDLGIDVLVTGSQKALMLPPGLAFVSLSERAWAATERAKLPRFYFDFKRERKGVAEKSTAWTPAISLLYGLKAALDLMVAEGWPGIYARHDRLARATRAGAQALGLSLLAPESPSPAATAVVLPTSVDGSALFRYLRDKMRVTFAGGQDQLKGKIIRLSHLGYVGAFDIVVSIAALELALKHFGASVELGRGVGAAEAVLADGLPAR, encoded by the coding sequence GTGATCAAGTCGTATTTGCTCGCTCCGGGACCCACGCCGGTTCCTCCCGAGGTGCTGGCGGCGATGGCGCAGCCGATCATCCACCATCGCACGCCGCAGTTCGCGGCGCTGCTCGCCGAGGTGCAGCAGAGCCTCCGCGCGCTCTTCGGCACCTCGCAGGACGTGCTGGTGCTGGCAGCGTCCGGAACCGGCGCCATGGAAGGCTCGGTCACGAACCTCTGCTCGCCCGGCGACGAGGTCATCGTCGTCAACGGCGGCAAGTTCGGCGAGCGATGGACGAAGATCTGCCAGACGTACGGCGTCGCGGTGCGCGAGGTGCGGGTCGAGTGGGGACGCGCGGTGGTGCCGCAGATGGTCGAGTCGGCGCTCGACGCGTACCCGAAGGCTCGCGCGGTCTACATGCAGGCGAGCGAGACGTCGACCTGCGTACTGCACCCGGTCCCGCAGATCGCCGCGCTGACGCGCAAGCGCGAGACGCTGCTCGTCGTCGACGGCATCACGGCCGTCGGCGTGCTCCCGCTGCCGATGGACGACCTCGGCATCGACGTGCTCGTCACCGGCTCGCAGAAGGCGCTCATGCTGCCGCCCGGCCTCGCCTTCGTCTCGCTCTCCGAGCGCGCCTGGGCGGCGACCGAGCGGGCGAAGCTGCCGCGCTTCTACTTCGACTTCAAGCGCGAGCGGAAGGGCGTCGCCGAGAAATCCACGGCGTGGACGCCGGCCATCTCGCTGCTCTACGGATTGAAGGCCGCACTCGACCTGATGGTGGCCGAGGGCTGGCCGGGCATCTATGCCCGCCACGATCGGCTCGCGCGTGCGACGCGCGCCGGGGCACAGGCCCTCGGCCTCTCGCTCCTGGCGCCGGAGTCGCCGAGCCCCGCCGCCACCGCCGTCGTGCTGCCCACCAGCGTCGACGGCAGCGCGCTCTTCCGGTACCTGCGCGACAAGATGCGCGTCACCTTCGCCGGCGGCCAGGATCAGCTGAAGGGCAAGATCATCCGCCTCTCGCACCTGGGCTACGTGGGGGCCTTCGACATCGTCGTCTCGATCGCGGCCCTCGAGCTGGCCTTGAAGCACTTCGGTGCGAGCGTCGAGCTGGGCCGCGGCGTCGGAGCCGCCGAGGCCGTCCTCGCCGACGGTCTGCCGGCGCGCTGA
- the glpD gene encoding glycerol-3-phosphate dehydrogenase, whose protein sequence is MIAWRRTALEALERDAFDVLVVGGGINGAGIARDASLRGMRVAVVDQADFASGTSSRSSKLIHGGLRYLEQGRIRLVLEATRERERLRRLAPHLVRPMRFVFPLYKGISIAPWMLSIGLWGYDLLAGVRNVKRHRMLRPADVERLEPALLREGLRGAGEYWDCWTNDARLVVETMLSAVEHGTVALSYAEVTAFEKDAGRIVGARVRDRLSGHEVVVRARVVVNATGPWVDRVCALDAPAPPRLRLTKGVHVVVPRARIGHEAAIALPAVQDRRVMFVIPWDTHTLVGTTDTDHAGGPETPPVVEASDVAYLLESVNHYFPAARLVPGDVVSAFAGLRPLVAPAPGSAEKPSDVSREEEIFTSAAGLVTICGGKLTTYRIIAAKVVDHVVTALRVLGDGPQFGPSTTGDEVFPGGDVPPERVAAEIAARDGRAVGPGVLRHLAGRYGRRVSRVLGVVARDATLAGPILPALPDPRAEVVTAVEDEWAITLEDVLRRRTQLALFDPQAGSGVAGEVARLMAPPLGWSAEATQAAARGYGEHVAEEQRRWR, encoded by the coding sequence ATGATCGCGTGGCGCCGCACGGCCCTCGAGGCGCTCGAGCGGGACGCCTTCGACGTGCTGGTCGTCGGCGGGGGCATCAACGGCGCGGGCATCGCGCGCGACGCCAGCCTCCGCGGCATGCGCGTCGCCGTCGTCGACCAGGCCGACTTCGCGTCGGGGACGTCAAGCCGATCCTCGAAGCTGATCCACGGCGGCCTGCGCTACCTGGAGCAGGGACGCATCCGGCTCGTCCTCGAGGCGACGCGCGAGCGCGAGCGCCTGCGCCGGCTGGCGCCGCACCTCGTGCGCCCGATGCGCTTCGTGTTCCCTCTCTACAAGGGCATCTCGATCGCGCCCTGGATGCTGTCGATCGGCCTCTGGGGCTACGACCTGCTCGCCGGCGTACGCAACGTGAAGCGCCACCGGATGCTGCGCCCGGCCGACGTGGAGCGCCTGGAGCCGGCGCTGCTGCGCGAGGGGCTGCGCGGCGCCGGCGAGTACTGGGATTGCTGGACGAACGACGCCCGCCTCGTGGTCGAGACGATGCTCTCGGCGGTGGAGCACGGCACGGTCGCGCTCTCGTACGCGGAGGTGACGGCGTTCGAGAAGGACGCCGGACGCATCGTCGGGGCGCGCGTGCGCGATCGGCTGTCCGGGCACGAGGTGGTCGTCCGCGCGCGGGTGGTGGTGAATGCGACGGGCCCGTGGGTCGATCGCGTCTGCGCGCTCGACGCGCCGGCGCCGCCGCGCCTGCGCTTGACGAAGGGCGTGCACGTCGTCGTTCCGCGTGCCCGCATCGGCCACGAGGCGGCGATCGCGCTGCCGGCGGTGCAGGATCGCCGGGTGATGTTCGTGATCCCGTGGGATACGCACACGCTGGTCGGGACGACGGACACCGACCATGCGGGCGGTCCGGAGACGCCGCCCGTCGTCGAGGCGAGCGACGTCGCGTACCTCCTCGAATCGGTGAACCACTACTTCCCGGCGGCACGCCTCGTCCCGGGCGACGTGGTGAGCGCCTTCGCCGGGCTGCGCCCGCTCGTGGCACCCGCGCCCGGCTCGGCCGAGAAGCCGTCCGACGTGTCGCGCGAGGAGGAGATCTTCACGTCGGCCGCCGGCCTCGTCACGATCTGCGGCGGGAAGCTCACGACCTACCGGATCATTGCAGCAAAGGTCGTGGACCACGTCGTGACGGCGCTCCGCGTGCTCGGCGACGGGCCGCAGTTCGGTCCCTCCACGACCGGCGACGAGGTGTTCCCGGGGGGCGACGTCCCGCCCGAGAGGGTCGCCGCGGAGATCGCCGCGCGCGACGGGCGGGCGGTGGGTCCCGGCGTCCTCCGGCACCTGGCGGGGCGCTACGGCCGTCGCGTGTCGCGCGTCCTCGGCGTCGTCGCGCGCGACGCCACGCTCGCCGGGCCGATCCTGCCGGCGCTGCCCGACCCGCGCGCGGAGGTCGTGACGGCGGTCGAGGACGAATGGGCCATCACCCTGGAAGACGTCCTGCGGCGGCGCACGCAGCTGGCGCTCTTCGATCCACAGGCCGGGTCCGGCGTCGCGGGCGAGGTGGCTCGCCTCATGGCGCCGCCGCTCGGGTGGTCCGCCGAGGCGACCCAGGCCGCCGCGCGCGGCTACGGCGAGCACGTCGCCGAGGAGCAGCGCCGGTGGCGGTGA
- a CDS encoding TolC family protein, giving the protein MRATSGWVATGLFVLGLALVAHTEEPLEPAAPPAGPSWRGAVWLDQWKGIPKSPALDVPSPITRDEEVQRVTLKEAIAIALENNPGIAAKRLDPARIGTRVLEAQSNFDPTLASEIGDRHQILPNASALSATRTSVVDDRYANFHLSKLLRSSTRLQFDFLNDRLDNNASYLGFRPQYSPALSFSLVQPLLRDFGWDFSYLVVRSAERTADSAVYLYEADLADFVDRVIRSYWRVVGARESVEATLEAKQLADRTVVENEARVRVGLLPPVAVLEAQADAAQRDTNLITARNELDVARQQLAQLCFFRPAGTFVPRTLEPAEDVTPEDVKAELDETLAIALTERPEIHASALGVEARQIDERAASNGLLPRLDLVGGYGVNGLSGTGQIPTVQFISETDRTGNPPGTRCVQVAFDRPLYQCVGPRAASALHGSQTDAYGTRGSRGGLLSGDYTSYSFGIQLTVPLDNALAKSTHTRSTIELDQAELNHRELLSQITLEVRQAVADVTASRQRIDTARVARELAQENLRNQEKRHEVGMATTKDLLDFQTRLTEARLAEVRAKFEHNIDVAAWRRAQGRLLAHYNIVVEHPGKRSTPWFGRF; this is encoded by the coding sequence ATGCGCGCCACATCTGGCTGGGTCGCGACGGGACTTTTCGTGCTCGGTCTGGCCCTCGTCGCGCACACAGAGGAGCCGCTGGAGCCGGCTGCGCCACCGGCGGGCCCCTCGTGGCGCGGCGCGGTGTGGCTCGATCAGTGGAAAGGCATTCCGAAGAGCCCCGCGCTCGACGTCCCGTCGCCGATCACGCGGGACGAGGAAGTCCAACGCGTCACACTGAAGGAGGCGATCGCGATCGCCCTCGAGAACAACCCCGGCATCGCCGCAAAGCGGCTCGACCCGGCGCGGATCGGCACCCGTGTTCTAGAGGCCCAGTCCAACTTCGACCCGACCTTGGCCTCCGAAATCGGCGACCGTCACCAGATCTTGCCCAACGCCAGCGCGCTCTCGGCCACCCGCACCTCCGTCGTCGACGACCGTTACGCGAACTTCCACCTGTCGAAGCTCTTGCGCTCGAGCACGCGGCTGCAGTTCGACTTCCTCAACGACCGTCTGGACAACAACGCGAGCTATCTCGGCTTCCGCCCGCAGTACAGTCCGGCGCTCAGCTTCTCGCTCGTGCAACCGCTCTTGCGGGATTTCGGCTGGGATTTCTCGTATCTCGTCGTCCGATCGGCCGAGCGCACCGCCGACTCCGCCGTGTACCTCTATGAGGCCGACCTCGCGGATTTCGTGGATCGGGTGATCCGCTCCTACTGGCGGGTCGTGGGCGCGCGTGAGAGCGTCGAAGCGACGCTGGAAGCCAAGCAGCTGGCCGACCGGACGGTCGTCGAAAACGAGGCTCGCGTGCGCGTGGGGCTCCTCCCCCCGGTGGCGGTGCTCGAAGCGCAGGCCGACGCCGCGCAACGCGACACCAACCTGATCACGGCCCGCAACGAGCTCGACGTGGCGCGCCAGCAGCTCGCCCAGCTCTGCTTCTTCCGCCCGGCGGGCACGTTCGTGCCGCGAACGCTCGAGCCGGCGGAGGATGTGACGCCCGAAGACGTCAAAGCGGAGCTCGACGAGACACTCGCCATCGCGCTCACCGAACGACCCGAGATCCACGCCTCGGCGCTCGGCGTCGAGGCGCGTCAGATCGACGAACGAGCCGCAAGCAACGGCCTCTTGCCCCGCCTCGACCTCGTAGGGGGCTACGGCGTCAACGGGCTCTCCGGCACGGGGCAGATACCAACCGTGCAGTTCATCTCCGAAACAGACCGGACCGGCAATCCGCCGGGGACCCGGTGCGTCCAGGTCGCGTTCGATCGCCCGCTCTACCAATGCGTGGGGCCGCGCGCCGCGAGCGCGCTTCACGGGTCCCAGACCGACGCGTACGGGACCCGCGGCAGCCGCGGCGGACTCCTCTCGGGCGACTACACCTCATACTCGTTCGGGATTCAGCTCACGGTTCCACTCGACAACGCGCTCGCCAAGAGCACGCACACTCGCAGCACGATCGAGCTCGACCAGGCGGAGCTGAACCACCGCGAGCTGCTGTCGCAGATCACGCTCGAGGTGCGACAGGCCGTCGCCGACGTCACCGCGAGCCGCCAGCGGATCGATACCGCCCGCGTCGCGCGCGAGCTCGCCCAGGAGAACCTCCGCAACCAGGAGAAGCGGCACGAGGTCGGCATGGCGACGACCAAGGATCTGCTCGACTTCCAGACTCGTCTCACCGAAGCCCGTCTGGCGGAGGTGCGGGCGAAGTTCGAGCACAACATCGACGTCGCGGCCTGGCGACGCGCCCAGGGCCGGCTTCTCGCGCACTACAATATCGTCGTCGAGCATCCGGGGAAGCGGTCGACGCCCTGGTTCGGGCGGTTCTGA
- a CDS encoding methylenetetrahydrofolate reductase: protein MRIDALYGRGRPVVSFEFFPPATPEGEAGLMRTIEALGALRPDFVSVTRTGAKPREAPVELAARIKRLGIESAAHMTCVRDSRDEIAALLDLMVARGIENVVTLRGDYPPDAAFRRPADGFQYAADLVAFIRARGYPLCIAAAGHPEGHPECRDLDLSVDHLRAKVDAGVDVVITQLFYDNRDYFAFVERARRTGITVPLVAGIMPITNWPQIERITRLSGNQVPAPLRERLERTRDDERASMEVGIEWAARQCAELLRAGAPGIHFYTLNKSPATRAIFEQLRREGLVGA, encoded by the coding sequence GTGCGCATCGACGCACTGTACGGCCGGGGGCGTCCGGTCGTCTCGTTCGAGTTCTTCCCGCCGGCCACGCCGGAGGGCGAGGCGGGGCTCATGCGCACGATCGAGGCGCTGGGGGCGCTGCGCCCCGACTTCGTCTCGGTCACGCGCACGGGCGCGAAGCCTCGCGAGGCGCCGGTCGAGCTGGCGGCGCGCATCAAGCGGCTCGGCATCGAGAGCGCGGCGCACATGACGTGCGTGCGGGACTCGCGCGACGAGATCGCGGCACTGCTCGACCTCATGGTCGCGCGCGGGATCGAGAACGTCGTCACGCTGCGCGGCGACTATCCGCCCGATGCGGCGTTCCGGCGCCCCGCGGACGGATTCCAGTACGCGGCCGATCTCGTCGCGTTCATCCGGGCGCGCGGCTATCCGCTCTGCATCGCGGCCGCGGGGCATCCCGAAGGGCACCCCGAGTGCCGCGACCTCGACCTCAGCGTCGACCACCTGCGCGCGAAGGTCGACGCCGGCGTCGACGTCGTCATCACGCAGCTCTTCTACGACAACCGCGACTACTTCGCGTTCGTCGAGCGCGCACGCCGGACCGGGATCACGGTGCCGCTCGTCGCGGGCATCATGCCGATCACGAACTGGCCGCAGATCGAGCGCATCACGCGCCTGTCCGGCAACCAGGTACCCGCCCCGCTGCGCGAGCGGCTCGAGCGCACGCGCGACGACGAGCGCGCCTCGATGGAGGTCGGTATCGAGTGGGCGGCGCGCCAGTGCGCCGAGCTCCTGCGCGCCGGCGCGCCCGGCATCCATTTCTACACGCTCAACAAGTCGCCGGCGACGCGGGCGATCTTCGAGCAGCTGCGTCGCGAGGGGCTCGTCGGCGCGTGA
- a CDS encoding homoserine kinase — translation MAVYTALDKDALAELIEDYGLGRLVTSHGIPSGSVNTNYVVDTARGRHLVRIDEVKGELDVKRELDLLLHLRKQGFACPQPLADRKGRYYREQGGKFVSVYRYIDGRVVAVERLGADRLEQAGRMLAELHGLGKQYKKGIENRFSYERVAEIYASVRDRLPAYFKRIVRTLDDEIEYLRHYLEPKLPRGIIHGDLFPDNLLFKGDKLVAMLDFEAAARGRFVFDLATAVNALAFVRDQYDLKRFEALMAGYESLRPLSLAEWDAFPNELRLSALRFTITRLRDFFLHPVEEGTRVDKDFREFYERLRVLRREREGGMEGLLMAMATGYDYRKYQRVKALERKGSK, via the coding sequence ATGGCGGTGTACACGGCGCTCGACAAGGACGCGCTCGCGGAGCTGATCGAGGACTACGGGCTCGGACGGCTCGTCACGTCGCACGGCATCCCGAGCGGCTCGGTCAACACGAACTACGTCGTCGACACCGCGCGCGGAAGGCACCTCGTGCGCATCGACGAAGTGAAGGGCGAGCTCGACGTGAAGCGCGAGCTCGATCTCCTGCTCCACCTGCGCAAGCAGGGGTTCGCGTGCCCGCAGCCGCTCGCCGACCGCAAGGGGCGCTACTATCGCGAGCAGGGCGGCAAGTTCGTCTCGGTCTACCGCTACATCGACGGGCGCGTGGTCGCGGTCGAGCGGCTCGGCGCCGATCGGCTCGAGCAAGCCGGGCGGATGCTCGCCGAGCTGCACGGCCTCGGCAAGCAGTACAAGAAGGGCATCGAGAACCGCTTCAGCTACGAGCGCGTGGCCGAGATCTACGCCTCGGTGCGCGACCGCCTCCCCGCCTACTTCAAGCGCATCGTGCGCACGCTCGACGACGAGATCGAGTACCTGCGCCACTACCTCGAGCCGAAGCTGCCGCGCGGCATCATCCACGGCGACCTCTTCCCGGACAACCTCCTGTTCAAGGGAGACAAGCTGGTCGCGATGCTCGATTTCGAAGCCGCCGCGCGCGGGCGCTTCGTCTTCGACCTGGCGACGGCCGTGAACGCCCTCGCGTTCGTGCGCGACCAGTACGACTTGAAGCGCTTCGAGGCGCTCATGGCGGGCTACGAGTCGCTGCGGCCCCTGTCGCTGGCCGAATGGGACGCGTTTCCGAACGAGCTGCGCCTCTCGGCCCTGCGCTTCACGATCACCCGCCTGCGCGACTTCTTCCTGCATCCGGTCGAGGAGGGGACGCGGGTCGACAAGGACTTCCGCGAGTTCTACGAGCGGCTGCGCGTCTTGCGCCGGGAGCGCGAGGGGGGCATGGAAGGGCTCCTCATGGCCATGGCCACCGGCTACGACTACCGGAAGTATCAGCGGGTGAAGGCGCTCGAGCGCAAGGGCTCGAAGTAG
- the nth gene encoding endonuclease III has protein sequence MAVKAARARPRPGLNVARETAPARAKRARAIARALDRTYPDAWCELDYRTPWELLVATILSAQCTDKMVNQVTPALFAAYPTTTALAAAPAADVEALIKRTGFFRQKTKSIQSVARAVADSHGGEVPSDMDALTKLPGVGRKTANVVRGTAFGLPAIFVDTHVRRLANRLGLTVEDDPDKIEGDLQRLLPPRAWTAFAHRLIHHGRRVCAARKPRCSGCALRRWCPQIGVTSAA, from the coding sequence GTGGCGGTGAAGGCGGCGCGGGCGCGTCCACGGCCAGGCCTGAACGTCGCTCGCGAAACCGCCCCCGCCAGGGCAAAGCGGGCTCGCGCCATCGCCCGGGCGCTCGATCGCACTTATCCCGACGCCTGGTGCGAGCTCGACTACCGCACGCCATGGGAGCTGCTGGTCGCCACCATTCTCTCGGCGCAGTGCACCGACAAGATGGTGAACCAGGTGACCCCGGCTCTGTTCGCGGCCTACCCCACGACCACGGCGCTCGCGGCTGCTCCGGCGGCCGACGTCGAGGCGCTCATCAAACGCACGGGATTCTTCCGGCAGAAGACGAAGTCGATCCAGTCCGTCGCCCGGGCGGTCGCCGATTCGCACGGCGGCGAGGTGCCGAGCGACATGGACGCGCTCACGAAGCTGCCCGGCGTGGGCCGCAAGACCGCGAACGTCGTGCGCGGCACCGCCTTCGGCCTGCCCGCCATCTTCGTCGACACCCACGTGCGCCGGCTCGCGAACCGGCTCGGCCTCACGGTCGAGGACGATCCGGACAAGATCGAGGGCGATCTGCAGCGCCTGCTGCCGCCGCGAGCGTGGACTGCGTTCGCGCATCGCTTGATCCACCACGGGCGCCGCGTGTGCGCCGCGCGCAAACCTCGCTGCAGCGGCTGTGCGCTTCGCCGCTGGTGTCCGCAGATCGGCGTCACGAGCGCCGCCTGA